From the Thermosynechococcus sp. genome, the window AGCAAGACATTCCCTTGGATTTGCCCCTACCACCGGTGCCGCCCCTCTGGCAAAACCGCAATTTTATTGCTCTTTGGTTGGCACAGATCTGCTCGCAGTTGGCCGATAAAGTTTACCTTGTATTTGTCATTGCGCTGACGACGGAGTTTTTCCAAGCGGCAAACCAGAGCATCAGTGGCTGGGTGTCGGCAATCATGATTGCCTTTACAATCCCGGCCATTCTCCTGGGATCTGTGGCGGGAGTGCTGGTGGATCGCTGGTCAAAAAAACAGGTGCTCATTGTTACGAACCTATACCGTGCCCTCCTCGTTTTAGGGATTCCGATCACGATTCTCCTTGGCGCCGGGCAGCGGTTTGGCTTTATGGTGCTGTTGCTGATCACGTTTACAATTTCCTGCTTAACCCAGTTTTTTGCCCCCGCCGAACAGGCCGCCATTCCTCTGCTGGTGGATAAGTCCCATCTAATGTTCGCCAATTCCCTCTATACGCTGACAATGATGGCGGCTCTCGTTGTGGGGTTCGCTGCCGGTGAGCCACTTCTCAATCTCGCAAGCCACTGGCATGCCCGGTGGGGTGGGGCAGTGTTTGTTAGTGCCTGCTATGGTGGGGCAGCCCTTCTATTGATGCTGCTGCGGCCACCGGATCAGTGTCATCTGCCTCCGAGTCGCCCGCGGCAAGTGTGGCAAGAACTCCGCCAAGGTCTTCAGCTTTTGCAGGAATATCCAGCCCTGCGTTTTGCGCTACTGCAACTCATTTTGCTCTTTGCTATTGTGGCCGCCATGTCCGTTTTGGTGGTGCGCCTTGCGGAAATCTTACCTAGCCTCGATACGGCTCAATTCGGTTTTCTCTTGGCCGCAGCGGCCGGCGGACTCGGGCTAGGGGCACTGCTGTTGAATACCGTGGGTAAGCGCTTTGCCTATGGCTGGTCAAGTTTGCTAGGCTGTTGGGGGATGGGAGGCATGTTCCTGGGTCTGTCCCTAAGTCTAAATTCCTTGGCTTGGAGCATCGGCTACATCGTGGGGTTGGGCTTTTTTGCCGCCTTTGTGGCAATTCCCATGCAAACCCTCATCCAACTCATGACACCACCAGAACAGCGGGGGACGATTTTTGGCCTGCAAAATAACCTGGTGAATATTGCCCTCAGTGTGCCCTTGGGCGTGGCTGGTTTAGCGGAGACATGGTGGGGGCTGCAACCGGTACTCATCGGCTTGGGGGGGGCGATCGCCCTTGGTGGGACGCTGATGACCCTCAGCCATCGCAACGGCATGGTGAGCGGCAACCTGCTCTAAAAGTTCCATAAAAAATCTTCAATCTTTTCATCTTGACGTTTTTTGCGCTACGCTGTAGAGTCAATTGACGCTTTTGCTGGCGTAACTTACCATGTCACCTGCCTTCTCCTCCTCCTCTACGACCTCTTCTAGCCCTGTGATCGCCCTCAAGCAAATGGTGTCGCGGTTACAGCGGGAAAACAGCAAAATTCAGGAGCTATTGGCATCCCTGAGCTTTGCCCTGCGGAGTTTCAATAATCTGAATCAATTTTTTGAACTGATCCCGCTGATTACCTGTCGGGTAACGGAGGCGGAGGCAGCTGCATTGGTCCTATTTCGCGCCGATGGCCAAGCCCGTCTTGAACAGCTCCATTGTCACGCCAGCGATCAGTGCCCCAATATTCGTGCTG encodes:
- a CDS encoding MFS transporter — encoded protein: MTIEQQDIPLDLPLPPVPPLWQNRNFIALWLAQICSQLADKVYLVFVIALTTEFFQAANQSISGWVSAIMIAFTIPAILLGSVAGVLVDRWSKKQVLIVTNLYRALLVLGIPITILLGAGQRFGFMVLLLITFTISCLTQFFAPAEQAAIPLLVDKSHLMFANSLYTLTMMAALVVGFAAGEPLLNLASHWHARWGGAVFVSACYGGAALLLMLLRPPDQCHLPPSRPRQVWQELRQGLQLLQEYPALRFALLQLILLFAIVAAMSVLVVRLAEILPSLDTAQFGFLLAAAAGGLGLGALLLNTVGKRFAYGWSSLLGCWGMGGMFLGLSLSLNSLAWSIGYIVGLGFFAAFVAIPMQTLIQLMTPPEQRGTIFGLQNNLVNIALSVPLGVAGLAETWWGLQPVLIGLGGAIALGGTLMTLSHRNGMVSGNLL